In Candidatus Contubernalis alkalaceticus, the genomic window TTTTTTCAGTCACCTTAAACCCTCCTTTGTTAAAAAAAGCGCTAAAAATAGCGCATGCTGGTTTTTTTAAATTCTTTTATAGAATACAGCAAATTAAAATCTTTTGTCCCAGTTTCCTTAGAAATTTTTTCCGCAGTATCCTGGCACTCTTCCTTTGATTTTCCATGAATCATCGTAAATAAATTATACGGCCAATGAGGAGGAAAAGCCGGACGCTGGTAGACATGACTAATTTCAGAATATGCGCTCATTTTACTGCCCACTTCATCTACCAGGCTTTCCTCAACCTGCCAACAGCCCATGGCATTATAACGATATCCTGCATGGTAATGTCGAACTACAGCTCCAATACGTCTCAATAGACCCCTATCCTGAAGTTCTTTCACCTTAACTAATAATTCCTCTTCCTCAATCCCCAAACTATCTGCCAAATTTTCAAAGGGCCGTGGATCCAAGGGTAAATCTTCCTGGAGGAAACTCACAATCTTTTTTTCCTGATTTGTTAACATTCCTTCACATCCCCGCTGTAAAGTTGGTTAAAGCATCCCGATAACGCTACCAAAATATATTCTTAATTCCTATCTAAATGCTGTGTATGAACTGCTTCAGCAGTTTTTGTGCCCACCTCGAAATAAGTGCCAATTTTAAAAAGCTTTAGAAAAGGCAGGTTCATCAAATTAACCACTGAGGGGTTTTTGCCAATAATCTGTATTATCTCTTTAATCCTATCCTCCCCAGGTGAAATCAAAGTAAACCACAGGTTGAAACGGTGATCCCGCTGGTAGTTATGGGTCACTTCAGAAAAGCTGTTAACCTGATGGGCTACCTCCTCCAATTTTTCCGGAATAACTTCCAGTGCCACCAGGGTACTGCGGTAGCCCAAACCCCGGGGGTCAAAGACCCCACCAATTCTCCGCACCAGTCCCTGCTCCTTAAAAGCGGTAATTTTTTTAATAACTTCCTCTTCCTTAAGACCCAGTCGATTACCTAATTCTTGATAGGGCCGGGAACTTAATGGGAATTCCTTTTGAATTATATTTAAAAGCTTACTGTCCACTGGATTCATAATTAACTCCTTTTTTTATTCCCTATAGAGAACCGAGGAATCCCGGTGTTTTTTTTATTCTTGAAAAACATAAAACAAATTAATCATGCCAAAAATATTGTCACAAGAACTGTCCCCTTGACAACCCTTGAAACTTGATAACCTTATTTGCCGTATACGCACCAGGGATCTTCTGCCATATAGTCTCCATCACTGTAATAATAGGCCCTGGCCCTACATCCTCCGCACATTTCCTCATAACGGCATTCTCCACATTTTCCCTGAGAGGGCTGGCGTAGATCTTTTAAAACTGGTGATTCCTGCCATAAGGTTTTAAAATCTGTTTCTACCACGTTTCCTAACTTTATAGGAAGGTAGGGACAGGGATGAAGGTCGCCATTGGGCAGGATACAGCAGTACGACCTTCCCGCCAGGCAACCCCGGTTAAAACGCATTTCCATTCCTTTTTGAACGGCTACCCGCATAAACTGGGGAGCACAGGTAGGTTTGATTTCGATATCCACTTCCCCTTGTTTTTTTAATATACGAT contains:
- the ahbB gene encoding siroheme decarboxylase subunit beta; this encodes MLTNQEKKIVSFLQEDLPLDPRPFENLADSLGIEEEELLVKVKELQDRGLLRRIGAVVRHYHAGYRYNAMGCWQVEESLVDEVGSKMSAYSEISHVYQRPAFPPHWPYNLFTMIHGKSKEECQDTAEKISKETGTKDFNLLYSIKEFKKTSMRYF
- the ahbA gene encoding siroheme decarboxylase subunit alpha: MNPVDSKLLNIIQKEFPLSSRPYQELGNRLGLKEEEVIKKITAFKEQGLVRRIGGVFDPRGLGYRSTLVALEVIPEKLEEVAHQVNSFSEVTHNYQRDHRFNLWFTLISPGEDRIKEIIQIIGKNPSVVNLMNLPFLKLFKIGTYFEVGTKTAEAVHTQHLDRN